In Cherax quadricarinatus isolate ZL_2023a chromosome 35, ASM3850222v1, whole genome shotgun sequence, the following are encoded in one genomic region:
- the LOC128695213 gene encoding uncharacterized protein, whose protein sequence is MMDSNTPEECIVCCHNYDEELRRPRTLPCGHTFCSKCIKNTIKNGWLICPNCRAEHRASAATQFPVCYIVETLIQKLRDTHLTSVGAMSASPDNTNGISKKLQEQSRSISNLISECEDVLSQLVEYQRQVWEWKTQHHQLQNRLRDLLEEIMSAIELLEEEEDNVVNITTEGEAGKQQLQTVLESLDTAQEAVTTINHSKDWIRKCQKLFPRVSTVYTSVKVQKTRLALDISREPGATALPVLMETAGSTIMERVHRITSEITIEEITTAAGATAAAGATAAAGATAAAGATAASGATAASGATAASGATAATGATAAAGATAATGATAAAGATAAAGATAAAGATAAAGATAATGATAAAGATAAAGATAAAGASIHLVDRTTNTLEIAKRITVRHLRGMSESIKRLVEAGLVLAIQKDSNGFRCCRITLQDGQLYLHALANQQLPTRAHTVEFAKVKEVMKEVNPFTLVFLDLSWPGSNRGRLHIRLTDTTLATQFEMMCMGEKPGCSYLNTKLLQVWHKGEPGECVRGGDYQHNNGYGGSPLLIHHQDDRKYKKSGCAGDVWLPYLPWSKKSTQFYITTRDLRGDQRSRVFGKVVKGLDVVKAAINHRDIREVTVMDCGVVLTL, encoded by the exons GATAGCAACACGCCAGAggagtgtatagtgtgttgtcacaattatgatgaagaactacgACGACCACGTACTCTGCCGTGTGGACATACATTCTGCTCAAAATGTattaaaaatacaataaaaaatgGTTGGCTCATCTGCCCCAACTGCCGTGCTGAGCACAGGGCCTCAGCTGCTACTCAGTTCCCAGTCTGCTACATTGTGGAAACCTTGATACAGAAACTCAGAGATACCCATCTCACATCAGTGGGTGCAATGTCAGCAAGTCCTGACAACACAAATGGCATCAGTAAGAAGTTACAGGAACAAAGTAGAAGTATCAGTAACCTTATAAGTGAGTGTGAAGATGTACTCTCCCAGTTGGTAGAGtaccagaggcaggtgtgggagtggaagACCCAGCACCACCAACTGCAGAACAGACTCCGTGATCTGCTGGAAGAGATTATGTCAGCAATAGAGcttctggaggaggaggaggataatgTGGTAAATATAACAACAGAAGGAGAGGCAGGAAAGCAGCAGCTGCAGACCGTTCTGGAGTCCCTTGACACTGCACAGGAGGCTGTCACAACCATTAATCACAGTAAAGATTGGATCCGGAAGTGTCAGAAACTCTTCCCAAGAGTCAGCACTGTCTACACTTCAGTGAAG GTGCAGAAGACCAGGTTGGCTCTGGACATATCCAGAGAGCCAGGTGCCACAGCTCTTCCTGTCCTTATGGAAACCGCAggttcaaccatcatggaaaggGTTCACAGAATAACTAGTGAAATCACGATAGAAGAAATTACTACTGCCGCAGGTGCTACAGCTGCCGCAGGTGCTACAGCTGCCGCAGGTGCTACAGCTGCCGCAGGTGCTACAGCTGCCTCAGGTGCTACAGCTGCCTCAGGTGCTACAGCTGCTTCAGGTGCTACAGCTGCCACAGGTGCTACAGCTGCCGCAGGTGCTACAGCTGCCACAGGTGCTACAGCTGCCGCAGGTGCTACAGCTGCCGCAGGTGCTACAGCTGCCGCAGGTGCTACAGCTGCCGCAGGTGCTACAGCTGCCACAGGTGCTACAGCTGCCGCAGGTGCTACAGCTGCCGCAGGTGCTACAGCTGCCGCAGGTGCCTCTATCCACCTGGTAGACAGAACCACCAACACCTTAGAGATAGCTAAGAGAATTACT GTGCGTCATCTTCGTGGGATGAGTGAGAGCatcaagagactggtggaggctgGCCTGGTGTTGGCTATCCAGAAAGACTCAAATGGCTTCCGCTGCTGCAGAATAACTTTACAAGATGGTCAACTTTACCTCCATGCTCTCGCAAACCAACAACTACCCACCCGCGCACACACTGTCGAG TTCGCAAAGGTGAAGGAGGTAATGAAGGAGGTAAATCCCTTCACCCTGGTATTTCTTGACCTATCCTGGCCTGGATCAAACAGAGGAAGACTCCACATCCGGCTGACTGACACCACGCTGGCTACACAGTTTGAGATGATGTGTATGGGTGAGAAACCGGGCTGCTCCTACCTCAACACTAAACTACTACAGGTGTGGCACAAGGGTGagccaggagagtgtgtgaggggtggaGACTACCAGCATAATAATGGTTATGGAGGATCCCCACTGTTGATTCATCACCAAGATGACCGTAAGTACAAGAAGTCAGGATGTGCTGGTGATGTGTGGCTACCATATTTGCCGTGGAGTAAGAAAAGTACTCAGTTTTACATCACCACCAGGGACCTCAGAGGTGATCAGAGGTCTCGTGTATTTGGTAAAGTGGTGAAAGGTCtggatgtagtgaaggcagcaatCAACCATAGAGACATCAGAGAGGTGACCGTGAtggactgtggtgttgtgttgacactataG